One genomic region from Sphingobacterium sp. UGAL515B_05 encodes:
- a CDS encoding (Fe-S)-binding protein, producing MENELKVPTVAELLAKGETPDILFWVGCAGSFDERAQKITRDICRILQHVGLKYAILGTEESCTGDPAKRSGNEFLFQMQAMMNIEVLNGYEIKKIVTACPHCFNTLKNEYPSLGGNYEVIHHTQLIQNLIDEGKLKPADKNVFKGKKITYHDPCYLGRANEVYEAPRKVLESLDAQLIELKRCKSNGLCCGAGGGQMFKEPEPGAKDINIERIEEVIDAQPQVVAAACPFCMTMLKDGVKIKEKESEIEVLDIAEITARANQL from the coding sequence ATGGAAAATGAATTAAAAGTTCCCACAGTTGCAGAACTGTTGGCCAAAGGAGAAACTCCTGATATACTATTTTGGGTGGGTTGTGCAGGGAGTTTTGACGAACGTGCACAGAAAATTACGCGCGATATCTGCAGAATATTACAACATGTCGGTTTAAAATATGCCATCTTAGGTACAGAAGAAAGTTGTACGGGTGATCCTGCCAAAAGAAGTGGAAACGAATTCCTATTTCAAATGCAGGCCATGATGAACATCGAAGTACTCAATGGCTACGAAATCAAAAAAATAGTAACGGCTTGCCCACACTGTTTCAATACATTGAAAAATGAGTATCCATCCCTAGGTGGCAACTATGAGGTCATTCATCATACACAATTGATCCAAAACCTGATCGATGAAGGAAAATTAAAACCAGCGGATAAAAACGTATTCAAAGGAAAGAAGATAACGTATCATGATCCTTGTTATCTTGGTCGTGCAAATGAGGTCTATGAGGCACCGAGAAAAGTATTGGAAAGCTTGGATGCCCAGTTGATCGAACTGAAGCGTTGTAAGAGCAATGGACTTTGCTGCGGTGCTGGCGGCGGACAAATGTTCAAAGAACCAGAGCCTGGAGCAAAAGACATTAACATCGAACGTATCGAAGAAGTCATCGATGCACAGCCTCAAGTTGTCGCTGCAGCATGTCCTTTCTGTATGACGATGTTAAAAGATGGCGTGAAGATTAAGGAAAAAGAATCAGAGATAGAAGTACTCGATATTGCCGAAATCACTGCTCGGGCAAATCAGTTGTAA
- a CDS encoding TIGR00730 family Rossman fold protein — MNKVKSIVIFCASSLGNSAVYEEQASYVGKVLAEYGIRLVYGGGRVGLMGAVANGALAHGGEVIGVIPDFLNSKEREHRGVTKLITVDTMHDRKRIMSDYAEGVIALPGGFGTLEELFEMITWAQLGLHKKPVGLLNINGFYNHLIQFIDHMVEEGLLKQENRAMLLVADRIEELIEKMQQYEAPLVPKWIEKNEI, encoded by the coding sequence ATGAATAAAGTTAAAAGTATTGTTATTTTTTGTGCTTCCAGTTTAGGAAATTCGGCCGTGTATGAAGAGCAAGCCTCCTATGTGGGAAAGGTTTTGGCTGAATATGGTATCCGTTTGGTTTATGGTGGCGGAAGGGTTGGCCTAATGGGGGCTGTTGCGAATGGAGCTCTTGCACACGGAGGTGAAGTAATAGGTGTGATTCCCGATTTTTTGAATTCGAAAGAAAGAGAGCATAGGGGTGTAACAAAGCTGATTACTGTAGATACCATGCATGATCGTAAACGAATTATGAGCGATTACGCCGAAGGGGTTATTGCTCTGCCGGGCGGTTTTGGTACCTTGGAAGAACTTTTTGAAATGATTACATGGGCTCAATTGGGTTTACATAAAAAGCCAGTTGGCTTATTAAACATCAATGGATTTTATAATCATCTAATTCAATTTATTGATCACATGGTCGAAGAGGGGCTACTTAAGCAGGAAAATCGAGCAATGTTATTGGTCGCTGATAGGATTGAAGAGCTGATCGAGAAGATGCAACAATATGAAGCACCACTGGTTCCAAAATGGATTGAGAAGAATGAAATTTAG
- a CDS encoding glycoside hydrolase family 127 protein has translation MIFKNKFLHSALLSLFSLALSAQTTPQLNYFDLSEVRLLPGIFKHAEDLDINYLLEMDPDRLLAPFLREANLPLKKDSYTNWENTGLDGHIGGHYLSALAHMYAATGDLRIKERLDYMLSNLKRCQDANGNGYIGGVPGGKIIWTEIQQGRINAGSFNLNGKWVPLYNIHKTYAGLRDAYLLTGNESAKDMLIQMTDWALKLVGQLSEAQIQEMLRSEHGGLNETFADVAAITQNQTYLELARKFSHQSILEPLLAHQDNLTGLHANTQIPKVLGFKRIADLSHNEKWAEAVRYFWDNVVEHRSIAIGGNSVSEHFNPTDDFSKMLYSIEGPETCNTYNMLRLTKMLYQTDPQGKYLDFYERALYNHILSTQHPEHGGLVYFTQIRPGHYRVYSQTQTSMWCCVGSGMENHAKYGEMIYAKRNNDLFVNLFIPSRLDWKEKNTEVIQETSFPKEANTSIQINPKKPTSFSLFIRKPNWLTAAPHVLINGKPYHNFSSTNEHIQIKRTWRKGDIVSLELPMGIHTEQLPDKSNYYSILYGPLVLGARTGQEDLLGLQADDSRMGHIASGKQIPLSDLPILKAEPNNIPALVKPIASKPLHFTLSDLYLGKKGIQMEIEPFFGIHDSRYMIYWPQATEKELQALQEKMSADETESLALAAKTVDKVVAGEQQPESDHFFREQNSNAGAFGDTHWRDTKDWFSYVMKITPETQLIAIKLLADNSSRVTEVMVDGKTISTLEDKDEKSTIKTIRIQLPSDGTGKTKIELKIKAGAGSTSHKILEIRTLRPD, from the coding sequence ATGATCTTTAAAAACAAATTTTTGCACAGTGCTCTCTTAAGCTTATTTAGTCTAGCGCTATCTGCTCAAACAACTCCTCAATTAAATTATTTCGATTTAAGCGAGGTAAGGTTATTACCTGGTATTTTTAAACATGCTGAAGATCTGGACATCAATTATTTATTGGAAATGGACCCGGACCGATTGCTGGCTCCATTTTTACGCGAAGCCAATTTACCACTTAAAAAAGACTCATATACCAATTGGGAAAATACAGGATTAGATGGTCATATCGGAGGTCATTATCTCTCAGCGCTTGCTCATATGTATGCCGCCACCGGAGACCTACGCATCAAGGAACGCCTAGACTATATGCTCAGCAACTTGAAACGTTGTCAGGATGCAAACGGAAATGGATACATTGGCGGAGTACCTGGGGGTAAAATTATTTGGACAGAGATTCAACAAGGCCGGATCAACGCCGGTAGCTTTAACTTGAATGGAAAATGGGTACCGCTATATAATATACACAAAACGTATGCTGGCCTGCGAGATGCCTACTTGTTGACAGGCAATGAATCTGCGAAAGACATGCTTATTCAGATGACTGATTGGGCGCTTAAGTTGGTTGGTCAACTTTCCGAAGCTCAAATACAGGAGATGTTACGAAGTGAACACGGTGGACTGAACGAAACATTTGCTGATGTCGCTGCAATTACCCAAAATCAGACTTATCTCGAGCTGGCTCGTAAATTCAGTCATCAATCCATACTTGAGCCCTTATTAGCACATCAAGACAATTTAACAGGATTGCACGCAAATACACAAATTCCAAAAGTTCTCGGTTTTAAACGCATCGCCGACCTTTCCCACAACGAAAAATGGGCTGAGGCTGTTCGGTACTTTTGGGATAATGTTGTCGAACATCGCTCGATTGCTATTGGTGGAAATAGTGTGAGTGAGCATTTTAACCCAACAGACGATTTTTCAAAAATGTTATACAGCATTGAGGGACCTGAAACCTGCAATACGTACAATATGTTACGGCTCACAAAAATGCTCTACCAAACCGATCCGCAAGGAAAATACCTCGATTTTTATGAACGTGCTCTTTATAACCACATCTTATCGACACAACATCCCGAACATGGTGGATTAGTTTATTTCACACAAATCCGTCCGGGGCATTATCGCGTTTATTCACAAACACAGACAAGTATGTGGTGCTGCGTTGGATCAGGGATGGAAAACCACGCCAAATATGGTGAAATGATCTATGCAAAACGCAACAATGACTTATTCGTCAATTTGTTTATTCCTTCACGCTTGGATTGGAAAGAGAAAAACACCGAAGTCATTCAAGAAACGAGCTTTCCGAAAGAAGCTAACACAAGCATTCAAATCAACCCAAAAAAACCGACTTCATTCAGCTTGTTTATTCGTAAACCCAACTGGCTGACCGCAGCTCCCCATGTATTGATCAATGGAAAGCCCTACCACAATTTCAGTTCAACAAATGAGCATATCCAAATCAAACGTACATGGCGAAAGGGTGATATCGTCAGTCTTGAATTGCCTATGGGGATACATACTGAGCAGTTGCCTGATAAAAGCAATTATTATAGTATTTTATATGGACCTCTTGTTTTGGGTGCCCGTACTGGACAGGAAGATCTTTTGGGACTTCAAGCCGATGACAGCCGAATGGGGCACATTGCATCGGGAAAACAAATCCCTTTAAGTGATCTCCCAATTCTTAAAGCTGAGCCGAACAATATTCCGGCACTTGTAAAACCAATAGCATCAAAGCCCTTACACTTTACGCTCTCAGACCTTTATTTGGGAAAAAAAGGTATTCAAATGGAAATAGAACCCTTTTTCGGTATTCATGATTCCCGTTATATGATTTATTGGCCTCAAGCAACAGAAAAGGAATTACAGGCGCTACAGGAAAAAATGAGCGCCGACGAAACGGAAAGCTTAGCGCTAGCTGCCAAAACAGTCGATAAGGTCGTCGCTGGAGAGCAACAGCCTGAATCAGATCACTTTTTTCGCGAGCAAAATAGCAATGCTGGGGCATTCGGCGATACACACTGGCGCGATACAAAAGACTGGTTTAGTTATGTGATGAAAATAACGCCCGAGACCCAACTGATAGCAATCAAATTGCTGGCAGACAACTCATCAAGGGTAACAGAGGTTATGGTCGATGGTAAAACCATCAGCACACTGGAAGACAAGGATGAGAAGTCAACCATTAAAACAATACGTATACAGCTTCCCAGTGATGGTACAGGTAAAACCAAAATAGAACTAAAAATTAAGGCCGGGGCAGGATCTACAAGCCACAAGATCCTAGAAATCCGAACTCTTCGTCCTGACTAA
- a CDS encoding glycoside hydrolase family 97 protein codes for MLNHNYTRYFRRLLLKPYVLVCIMSLLGTIAVAQQTSVSSPDGTLTVNLDLKNGNLFYEVILEGKTMLEASPLGLQSKTINLSDNLHPIVEKRAEILTNYNESKIKRSQVAYKANELRYLLENASKQQVEVTFRVSNNNIAFRYYVPQAGEPANFALIKEESGFKFPLITTTFLTAQASPMIGWMKTKPSYEEEYQADQVLGVPSKYGVGYTFPALFRVGDRGWVLVSETGVSSAYCASKLSEGTKDGLYSIAFPEEGENNGIGRAAPTMSLPGYTPWRTLTIGSSLKPIVETTIPFDVVEPQYPASKKYEFGRSTWSWLEWQDGSINFEDQKKFIDLSASMGYEFVLIDNWWDTKIGHEKIEQLVAYGKERGVGICLWYNSNGFWNDAPQTPKNKMNTSIARKAEMQWMQGVGIKGIKVDFFGGDKQETLKLYEDILSDANDYGLTVIFHGCTLPRGWERMYPNFVGSEAVLASENLIFTQHANDTEAFNATLHPFIRNAVAAMDFGPVLLNKRHNRENNGGTIRKTTETFQLATAILFQTPVQNFGLTPNNLQEMPTHVIDFMKQVPTTWDETIFIDGYPGKYVILARRKGDTWYVAGINAEGKEKIVSVNLPMLSTDAVQLIDDNIARESKQKQIRLSKTKTIKLTLQPDGAVVLIGK; via the coding sequence ATGTTAAATCACAATTATACGCGCTATTTTAGACGTTTACTATTAAAACCTTATGTTCTGGTATGTATCATGTCTTTATTGGGTACAATTGCTGTGGCGCAGCAGACATCGGTATCTAGTCCTGATGGAACTTTGACCGTTAATTTGGATCTGAAAAACGGCAATCTATTTTATGAGGTTATACTGGAAGGGAAAACGATGCTGGAAGCTTCGCCGCTTGGGCTCCAAAGTAAGACGATAAATTTAAGTGATAATTTGCATCCAATAGTAGAAAAAAGAGCTGAAATTTTGACTAATTATAACGAATCAAAAATCAAGCGTAGTCAGGTAGCGTATAAAGCGAATGAATTGCGTTATTTGTTGGAGAATGCTTCAAAGCAACAGGTTGAGGTTACTTTCCGCGTTAGCAACAACAATATAGCCTTCCGATATTATGTGCCTCAGGCGGGCGAGCCGGCGAACTTTGCCTTAATAAAGGAGGAGAGTGGTTTTAAATTTCCACTCATTACAACAACATTTTTAACGGCCCAAGCTTCCCCGATGATAGGCTGGATGAAAACAAAGCCAAGTTATGAAGAGGAATATCAGGCAGATCAGGTCTTAGGGGTACCTTCGAAGTATGGTGTTGGATATACTTTTCCTGCGCTCTTTCGTGTTGGGGATCGTGGATGGGTACTTGTTTCGGAAACTGGTGTATCAAGTGCTTATTGTGCATCCAAGTTAAGCGAAGGTACCAAGGATGGTCTTTATAGTATTGCTTTCCCGGAAGAAGGGGAGAACAATGGCATTGGACGTGCCGCGCCCACAATGTCATTACCCGGTTATACACCTTGGCGCACACTGACTATCGGAAGCAGTCTAAAACCCATTGTGGAGACGACCATTCCTTTTGATGTTGTTGAGCCGCAATATCCGGCGTCGAAGAAATATGAATTCGGACGATCGACATGGAGCTGGTTAGAATGGCAAGATGGCAGTATTAATTTTGAAGACCAAAAGAAGTTTATTGATCTGTCAGCTTCAATGGGTTATGAATTTGTATTGATCGACAATTGGTGGGATACTAAGATCGGCCATGAAAAAATTGAACAATTGGTGGCTTATGGAAAGGAGCGGGGCGTAGGTATTTGCTTGTGGTACAATTCGAACGGATTCTGGAATGACGCACCACAAACACCAAAAAATAAAATGAATACTTCGATCGCACGTAAAGCCGAGATGCAATGGATGCAGGGTGTAGGCATTAAAGGAATTAAAGTTGATTTTTTTGGAGGTGATAAACAGGAAACACTTAAGCTTTACGAAGATATTCTTTCGGACGCAAATGATTATGGATTAACAGTTATATTTCATGGATGTACTTTACCGCGGGGTTGGGAGCGTATGTATCCGAATTTCGTGGGTAGCGAAGCTGTATTGGCCTCCGAAAACTTGATTTTCACACAACATGCAAATGATACGGAGGCCTTTAATGCGACTTTACATCCATTTATTCGCAATGCCGTGGCGGCAATGGATTTTGGTCCAGTTTTGCTGAACAAACGTCATAACCGTGAGAATAACGGTGGTACTATTCGCAAAACGACAGAAACATTTCAATTGGCAACAGCGATTTTATTTCAGACTCCAGTGCAAAATTTTGGATTGACACCCAATAATTTACAGGAAATGCCAACCCATGTGATTGATTTTATGAAACAGGTACCTACAACTTGGGACGAAACAATTTTTATTGATGGTTATCCTGGTAAATATGTCATACTTGCCCGGAGAAAGGGCGATACATGGTATGTAGCGGGTATAAATGCCGAGGGCAAAGAAAAGATTGTATCGGTGAATTTGCCCATGTTGAGTACGGATGCGGTCCAACTAATCGACGATAATATCGCCCGGGAATCAAAACAGAAACAAATTCGACTTTCCAAAACAAAGACCATCAAATTGACATTACAACCGGATGGCGCAGTTGTTTTAATCGGAAAATAA
- a CDS encoding DinB family protein, whose product MNMIAIASIATASLAPSSAKSRLLLEQKNQNIALILKKQSLKRNYVGTDSLLQYFNQTTADLEKQVAGLSEAQLQFKPAPDKWSISQCLEHIIRSERMIFDMAKKGLDQDPQPERRKEIKMTDDNLKNALTDRSHKYQAPKELQPEGIYKNVKTALADFNAARQPVLDYIKKADAEDLRNHVSDSPTGPIDGYQALMFIAAHCARHTKQIAEIKADPNFPKQ is encoded by the coding sequence ATGAACATGATAGCAATTGCAAGTATAGCAACGGCTTCCTTAGCTCCATCGTCAGCTAAATCACGATTATTGCTCGAGCAAAAGAACCAAAACATTGCGCTGATATTAAAAAAACAGAGCTTAAAACGTAATTATGTGGGAACCGACTCGCTATTACAATACTTTAACCAAACAACTGCTGACCTTGAAAAGCAGGTTGCGGGGTTAAGCGAAGCGCAGCTCCAATTTAAACCAGCGCCTGACAAATGGTCTATCAGTCAATGCCTTGAACATATCATTCGTTCAGAACGAATGATATTTGACATGGCAAAAAAAGGTCTGGATCAAGATCCACAACCTGAAAGGCGGAAAGAGATCAAGATGACCGACGACAATCTCAAGAATGCACTCACAGACAGGAGTCACAAATATCAGGCACCCAAGGAACTCCAGCCGGAGGGAATTTATAAAAATGTGAAAACGGCACTCGCTGATTTCAATGCCGCGCGTCAGCCAGTACTTGATTATATCAAAAAAGCTGATGCAGAAGATCTTAGAAATCATGTCAGCGACTCCCCTACCGGCCCTATTGATGGTTATCAAGCCCTGATGTTTATCGCTGCACATTGTGCACGTCATACCAAACAGATCGCTGAAATAAAAGCCGATCCCAATTTTCCAAAACAATAG
- a CDS encoding SRPBCC domain-containing protein, which translates to MKKLTYQIKIDAPVSRVFKTMLDKETYKQWTSAFNPSSDFEGVWEKGQRIHFTGVNENGEKGGMVAEIAEYIPNSYVSIRHLGILDKGQEILSGPTVEDWAGALENYTFSDIGGHTELQVDVDTNDEYIDYFNEAWPAALQLLKDLSETNKLN; encoded by the coding sequence ATGAAGAAATTGACCTATCAAATTAAGATTGATGCTCCTGTGTCGCGAGTTTTTAAAACAATGCTCGATAAAGAAACGTACAAACAATGGACCAGTGCGTTCAATCCGAGTTCTGATTTCGAAGGCGTTTGGGAAAAGGGACAAAGAATTCATTTTACCGGCGTCAATGAAAATGGTGAAAAAGGCGGGATGGTAGCAGAGATTGCTGAATATATTCCAAATTCATATGTATCTATTCGCCACCTTGGCATCTTAGATAAGGGCCAGGAAATTTTATCCGGACCAACTGTTGAAGATTGGGCAGGAGCGTTAGAAAACTATACTTTTTCAGACATCGGTGGACATACTGAATTGCAAGTAGATGTCGATACAAACGACGAGTACATCGATTATTTTAATGAAGCTTGGCCGGCGGCCTTGCAGCTTTTAAAAGACTTGAGTGAAACTAATAAGTTAAATTAG